In the Populus trichocarpa isolate Nisqually-1 chromosome 1, P.trichocarpa_v4.1, whole genome shotgun sequence genome, one interval contains:
- the LOC18095808 gene encoding protein GL2-INTERACTING REPRESSOR 1 gives MTKKRSPPPPPTPPASDIKEDELSTTFSSTGVFAAACPGCLLYVITLKTNPKCPTCNFSTVPSPLSTEKVYSQRCNSVSSSLPSLNITKHHHKQRTTQESEVQDSKSPPLRERPPPTPPASDIKEDEISTTFSSTGVFAAACPGCLLYVITLKTNPKCPSCNFTVPSPLVTKKPRIDLNASL, from the exons ATGACTAAGAAGagatcaccaccaccaccgccaaCCCCACCAGCCAGTGACATTAAAGAAGATGAGCTTAGCACTACATTCTCTTCAACAGGAGTATTTGCTGCTGCTTGTCCTGGCTGCTTGCTATATGTGATTACATTGAAGACAAATCCCAAGTGCCCTACTTGCAACTTCAGTACTGTTCCATCTCCATTA TCTACAGAGAAGGTATACTCGCAGAGATGCAATTCTGTAAGCTCGTCATTACCATCCCTTAACATCACGAAGCATCATCACAAACAGAGAACCACCCAAGAATCAGAGGTTCAAGATTCCAAGTCTCCGCCATTGAG AGAGAGACCACCACCAACCCCACCAGCCAGTGACATTAAAGAAGATGAGATTAGCACTACATTCTCTTCAACAGGAGTATTTGCTGCTGCTTGCCCTGGTTGCTTGCTATATGTGATTACATTGAAGACAAATCCCAAGTGCCCTAGTTGCAACTTCACTGTTCCATCTCCATTAGTTACAAAGAAGCCCAGAATTGACCTCAATGCTTCACTTTGA